The genomic DNA gttttcgagttttggaactcgagatatgatttttaaggtgaaagtgacgcagttagccagcttgtctggaaattttaaaatgaactgtgtaaataaatgaattaagttcgttaagacctcatgttcgactccggcaacggtctcgggtgcggggcatTACaataacatctgttgaacaattgatattcaggtaaaatgtatTAGATGaagaatgattatatgaaatggttgtgtgaaatgtttacaagaactggtcatatggaaatatatgtacaaaagcgttgtatgaaataattatgaaaatggataaacgaaataagtataagtacatggaatataatttatgttaagtttgatataagctattaccagaataaatatacataaaatatatggaaatgatggagcataaaatattgatataatgaaatgaatgatatatgcttgtgaagaaacggtaagagcatgatatgtttcatgacatgtacatatatgattatctttgatatgttgatacaaggaaattatgtaaattgagactattattaaactaaagtgcgacatgtcgagaaaatagatatatcaatgttgaatttatatgagatatgagcaagtatactaacaatgttgttgtttgatgcttatacaagtaccaaactgttgattgaatgttaatatatttattttatatgatgcattgaatcagtaagtattttaatttttttaagttatctgcaaatggtagtaatgctccgaaaccctgttctggcagcggatacgggttaggggtgttacaactaaacCCATATATCAAGGAATAAGAACTATAAACACGCTAGTAACAACACGATATATTACACAATGTCGTACTATGCTGCACATTGTTCACCTCATTTACGTATTTGTAGTTATCTCTTAGAGACAtgcattcacataattacattACATGTAGGAGTTAGGTTTAAAGACTCAACAGAGACCCACATTTACTTTGGTCTAGAGTTTCTGCTTTGACAGTCCTTATTGATCCAGCAATAGCAACTGCTtaaacaatcataagattttcattaGAATCCTAATTACATACATTTTATTAATATTTCAACTATAAGTGACCCCTATGCAAGGCCTTCCTGTAACACTCTTTCCTTCTATAGTCATAGTGTGCAAAGCTATAGGACTTACTAGAAAGCTTAATTATCTATTTTAGTTCGACCTTATTGCAGAGGAAGAAGAGGATGTAGAGGTTAGAAAGAACCTAAACATTAAACTGATAGTCCCCAAAACCATTTGAAATGTTTGCTTCCCATAAATATATTCTCAGTAATCTAATTTCCTTTCCAATTCCAAGGTAGGTGAAAAAAAATTCGGTGGAGATCATCCTTGTTGTTGACCAGTCACGGGAAGGTCAAATCAATCTAACTTACTCTTATTGAGAAATGATCAACCATGTTGCTTATGAGgatttatttagttttttttttagtgTACAAGTAATTTCTCATTCATTTTGCTACTCTTCTCTTTCCTCTGATCTCTACCTTATATTGCTGTAGAATGCCAACAACTTCCAATTAACCTGATATGAGATCCAATTTTAACAATACTCATACAAATAAGACGTACTATATCTTGGTGGAGACTCTTGTTTGGAGTGGTCTTAAAGACAATTAAGTCTCCTACAGTTTCTTCATACACCTAACAATCTCTTAGGGTTCAAACAAATTCTGGGGCATACCCACTTCATAGGCCTACACTTTCTTGGTTGTAATCCTTCTTCTCCTAAAAACATCCTGCGATCAAATCCTTAGGTACCACAAACAGGCGAATGCTTTACCACTAGTATGCACCAACATTTTAACTTACAACTAACCTGCCGAGTGGTTGATTAAGCTATCATAGTGTGCCCAAAACAAAATTAACATACATTATCTCACCCTTACTTAGATTCGTAAATCCTAGGGTATGACACTAAAGTGCTAATCAGGCATAAATGCATTGATTCCCTAACAATCTACAGATGAATCGTACTGAAGTGACAAAATAAATCACATTGAAGTGCCAGAATGCTCCTATTAACAACATACATGAATCTTGTGGCATGCCAACAATACCTTGACCATGCCTAGCATCATTTAATAAGGCGATCTCATTATTTCATATTATTGTTACCTATAACAATCATAGCTTCAACTTATTATATCAAACCATACACATATCAGTTTCTCAATATcaatttctatttatttatttaacaagaACATAATATTTCACATATTTCTCATCATAACACCATAGTAATTAACATTATAATATCATAGTGAGATTCATATATACATAGTGGAAACTTTCCAAGTTTATCAAAATTCAACAAGGCATTGTCAAACATATTCAAAGTGTCATTTATCATTACACTTCAATAAGCTTAGTTAATTAACTAAATTCATGAAAGAAAGACAAATTATGAAAGTACAAATTGATATTGCTAATACTTGAAGactttcaccttttttttttttgtatacaaATTGATATTGCTAATACTTGACGACTTTCacctttttttttgtatttagaTGGCTTGGCTTCGTCTTTAGCtgtgttaaataatttaaacACAAGGAAGTTAGAATAACACAATTAGATATTAAAACATTCAAATCAAACATGTTatgcatttatttaatttttccccTAAAAATCCTATGTTAGCTCAGAATGATCAACTTGAGATCGACGATAAGGAGGTTGAATCGGCCATTGAGAAGTTGTGGTGGAAGCAAAAAAATTTGTGCAACAAAGAAGACAAGGATTTATAGTGGTTCAGCCtcaattgcctactccactaccttagctttccacaacTAAGGATTTTCCTAAATTCACTAATTTGGCAACCTTTGAGGACAAGTTTTAACCTTACAATCTCTCTTAAGACTTATACCCCAAAATCTTAATATACAACTCCCTTAAGGTTTCTACCCAAACCTTAAGAATAAACCCTCTCTCAAAAGAGATACAAATAAGTAAACAAAGAAACAATCCTCACAAGATCAGGATGTTTGCCAATTAAGCACAAAGACAAAAAAGAACACTTGATCTAAATGAATATAATGAAAGCTCACAAGTGTTTACAAGAAAAGATATGAAACAATTAAGCTCTAGGTTCTTTTGATTGATCTTTAACCTTTTCACATTGCTATTCTTTTTGTTAGACCTTTGGAAGATGGTATTTATTCCCTCTAATTGATTTCCAACCATTGTGGTTGTTGTAAAAGTGAATATAGCCCTTGGGGATGAAATACAAGGTCATTAGTTGCACCTGCAGCAACAAGTATCGATACCTACTAaaagggtatcgatattttttgTATTTAATGCAAATTTTAATGACCGTTGGAGCAGGAATATCGATAGTTTTTggaaaggtatcgatactttttgtgaACATTGAAAATAGAATGTCAATTTGATATGGATTTAAAGAAGGGTATTGATATCTTGTAAATTATCGATACTTTTTGTCCTGGAGCAATTCTGACTTGTTTGAAAATGGTTAGAACATAATAGAAAATGTTTGATTTAATTGAATCAACTTGATTTTAGTAATTTGTCCAACttaacttttattcaaaaacactttaattagttatatcaaaacatattatccaATAAGACTTAATTTAACATCCTAATATCTGAAATGTTGGTTTGTTATAATCCTCCCTATAAAAATCATTATCTAACCTCATATTTACACTCTAGGGATCTCAAGCTATCAATATATAATAATTTCATCCAAAGTTCTCGTCTCTCtctctatgtatatatataacttgATATTCAACTATTTTCCACGTCAAAACTTCATTAGTTCAACAATCTAATATGTGGGCTTCTAGTACCTAACATTCTTTATCAAAGTTCTATCACAAATCAAGAAGAAAAACCTTACCAATTTTTTATTGAAAGCTACAACAATGGAGGAAGAACGAAAGCcaattttcctttctttctttcttagttCGATGGGAGAGAATATAATAATGCAAATGAAAACcaatattttaaaagtttttctcTTTCCTACTATattttattcattcaatttaatattaattaacaaataaaattaaaataaatcaatGCTATTATCACTTTAATTATGGTTTAGTGGAAATCAATGGTCAAAACCATGCTAATCCACTAAGCTATGTATAATCATGGTAAATTAGATAATCAGGCTCCATTAAATACTAACCTACTCAATTCTTGATCAAATTTTATTAGTTTAATCACCTTGCAATTTGGTCCCTATGCTATATACTTAATCTTTTAATCACTAATTGACTCTATTTCTTAATCCCATATTCAACTAGTGAATTTCTTGGTTTAACTTTTTGAATGGCTTGACTTAATAAATTTAGTCTCGAACTaacttttctgacactgataAAAATCAAGTTGTTGCATTTACTACCACAGTAATACCAACCCAAAGTTACATCGAGCCAAATCTACCCATTCCCTGATTACACGTTCAAAAGCCAAAGCTTAAGTTGATTATATCATTCCTAAAATAACTTCCTACTCCCTTTCAACATAGAAACCAAGCCAAAAAATATCTGCATTGGGTTGATGCTATGAAATCTGAATATGAAGTTCGTATGAGAAATGCAAATTTGAAATTGGTCCCTAATGATCCCTTTCAGAACATTAATAGACTGTAAGTGGTTCTTTCGCATTAAATACAAAACACTTGACAAGTATAAGGTAAGACTTGTGGAGAAGGGCTTCACTCAAAGACCATGTCTTGATTATGGTCCTACTTTTAGCCCTGTTGTAAAGCCAACAAAAAATTAGATTTGTCTTAACTATTGCGACTCAATATGGGTGGCCTATTAATCAACTTGATGTTAACAATGTCTTCCTTCAAGACCATCTTAAGGAAAGATCCCACTCACCCTTCTTATGTATGCAAGCTAAAGAAAGAAATTTATGGCCTTAAATAAACTCTTTACGTTTGGTACACTAAACTTTAGAATTGTCTAGCTGTTGTAGGCTTTTCTAGGTCTAGATCTGACTTATCCTTATTTCTCCTTCATAATCATGGATTTATTATCTATGTGTTAGTATATATTGACGACATTATTATCATTGGCAATACTTCAAGTGGTGTCAAATCTATCATTGATGGTCTTGCTTGTTGATTTTCTCTCAAAGATCTTGGGTGTCTTTCATACTTCTTAGGAGTTGAGGTAATTTACTCCTCTACTGGGATTATTTTATCCGAACAAAAGTATATTCAAGATATTCTCAATGAATTTCATATGGTTTCAAGTAAGCCTACAACCATTTCTATGAGCTCCACCACAATTTTTACAACTCCTACTGGTGCAACTGTTGATGGACCTTATTATTGATGCATCCATGGTAAGCTTcaatatctttcatttactagaCCTGACATTGGTTTTACAGTAAAAAAGAAATCTCTCAATACATTCATTCTCCTAAAGAATGTCATTGGAAAGCTATAAAGAGAGTTATTCGATATCTTAATAGTACTTCTAATTATGGTCTTAACATTTCCAATGACCATATAGTAACTAGCTTGTCTATTCTCATTCTAATTGGGTAGGTGACCCCAATGATTGTACTTTTACCATTATGTGGTTTATCTTGGGAATACACCCATTTCATGGTCTTCTAAAAGACAATGATATGACTGTCGATCATCTATAGAGGCTGAGTATAAAGTAGTTGTATCTTGCATAGACCAATTAGATTACAAATTTGTTATAGGAACTTCGTTATAAGCTTACTAGTGCTCCTCGGATACTTTGTGATAATGTTGGGATTGTTTATCTTTGTGAAAATCCATTCTTTCATAGCAGGATGAAGCATATTGCAATTGATTTTCATTTTGTGCGTGAACAAGTTCAAGTGAACTGCATCAGAATTGCGCATCTTCTTGCTGCAGACCAAGTTGTAGATATTCTCATGAAATCGCTTACAACTACTACCTTTGATAAATCCTTTGTCACGTTGGGAATTGTTGCAATCAATCCCAACTTGAGGGGGCATTACAGTATATGActgtcaaaattttaaaattttgaacttcTTTTGTTATGATATTTTGTTAGTTGATTATTATCATTTATTGTGtttagatttattttaaaatcttattttgaaTTCTTGTTAATCTAGTATTGTACTAAATCTAATTTCAATCAATGAAACTATGTTTTCATTTTGCCTTAATCTTTTTTTAATTTAGCTCTTAATATTTACATCTTTTGTTATTTTGGCACTTATTTTATTTGTTAGCTAAATTTGACCTTTAATCTTTTAGGAAAAGTTAAATTTAACCCATCAAGTTTTCAAAAAGAGTCGAAATGGTGTTTTTTTAACGAAAATATTGTTTAAAATATTGTATTTTTTAACATGGTAGCTTGTATGCCAATCCTCGTGtacttcttgctaaatttttttgaacttttatgaactatttatatatatatacatatattttgaattttttattttttgaatattttataattttatattatttgttgACATAAGACAAAAAGTGTCATGCCAACATGAAGTACACGTAGACTGCCACGTAAGTTGCCACGCCAACATCATTAAAAAAATGTATCAATTTGACTCTTTTTGAAAAGTTGAGAGTTTTAACTCAGTTGGTGGCATTATTGCCTATACAGGAAGACGTGAGTTCAAGTGAGTTGAAGCGcatttatcctcctatttaagagtTGAAGATGAACTATGGGGAGTTCTAAACAtttgtattaaaaaaaaattaagagtaaaacttaactaaaaaaaataaaaactttagcCGATCTTTGTTTTTGGTGAAAACTTTAGCTGAAAATttagaacttaacatctttctcaaATTCCATTTTATTCTAACCATTCAAAGTTTTAGCTAAGATCATAACTATCTGCATTTAGTTAAGGAGTGTATATAAATACTGATTAAAAACTATTAATTTCCATTTTATAATTAAGGATTTACAGTTGGTTGGGGCTGAGCTATAATCTTTTTTAGATAATGGTATGATTCATGGAGATTTTTATCACTGAATCATTTCTCCATGTAAAATCGCCGTAATTGTAGACTCAAAATAGTCCCAATCTAAGCGATTATTTTCCTTTAAACTTAAATTTCTTTTTCAGGATGTGATTGAACAAGTCTTTAAATTTACCCTTTGCCACCAAATCTCCAACTTGGGTTTAATCTCCGTAAGATTAAAATTAGATCGCAACACTTCATTCCCCTTAATACTAAaaccaaagaagaaaaaaactgaTCACATCACTTTAATCTCGGAGCGATTCTTTGTTAAGATTTTTAGTAATACGTATCAATCTAATCCAATCCAAATATTCTTTAATTAAACTATTTTGAATCTTTATTATTAAATAACGATTTCTGATTtacaattatataaattataggTATGAAAATCGCTTAAATCCCTTAACTTAATTTGCATTTCAATTAAATTTTGAcattaataaaaatatcaattaaatGCTTTTGTTAATAGTTTTGTCTTTAATTATGTTGACCTTAATTAACTAAAACCACAATTGAATAGTAGCctcaatttaatttttcatttttctcataaaaatcataaaaatataaaaaaattagaaatattatttaaacttataaaagttatagaaatttataaaaaatcataataaatattatgaaaacaaataaatttataaaaaaattgagcAGGCAATAACTGGATTTTAATGTTAAGGGTTTAATTTCCAAATGAGGAAGTAATAAAtggtttttaaataattttatatttttataaatcattagaatttttgaattttataagtttttataatatttataagtttatataaattttaaatatattttatatgtttcatatgttttattattttataatttattagaacttttataagtttttatgatttatttataagttttaaaagtttatataaattctatgaaatttttatatttttatgaaagaaaataaaatttgttacATGACACTATCTGATTAATCTTGTAATTGATTTTAAAAGTTAATGTTAATGAAAGTGtttgattattattttaattaactgtAATGCGAATTAAATTAATGGATTTAAttgatttgtttttttattttgaagggATTTTTATACAACCTAAAAGATATACTTGTTAAATCAACCCGCGGCGCATTAATAGATTTAGTTATAATTAAAAGTCAATATCTTGGTAAAGAAACAAAAAAGCACTTCACTTTGGATTTGAAGTGGAGGAGATATTGATATGTAAAATTTGGTTGGTTTGCATTCTCTGTCCTATTGTTTTACTACTATATACAATGAATAATCACAAAACTGCAAACTATATCCTTTTTTATTATCCATATTTTGCATTCCCTTATAGTTAAATATCTAAATTGCACTATAggaatacttttttttttttttagcttacAAGCATAAATATAGTATGACCACAAGCAACAACATTACAAATACAAGTAGTGACTGTATAAACCAGAACCAAAACATtacaaaatataaacaaatgaaaAATCAAATTGTAATcattaaaatctatcaatatCTTAATTGCGTATAATGAAACTGATGATCATAAATTAATTATGTATGATAAGACTCTAACTTAAATATTTAAATACTCATGACTTTAGTTTTGTGTCAAATTCTCATTGACTTAAAGGAATCGTAATTTTATCATAAGatttagaaattttaagaatATCATAATGTTATTTTAGTCATTGGATAACAAATTGATTTATATTTATCGAATAACTAATTTAAGAATCATGTCTGAATTCTCTTGCTTCTTAAGTatctatttatttttctattttatgtcAAAAATCTATTTTAGTTTTCACTCTATTCATGCTTCgtatttaattttattctaattataGTTAGTTGAACATGAATCATTtataattgttaaaaatttagtaAAAATCATGTTCAACTcgtaaaaattatttatattaaattgttattatatgagagaaaaatatgtaaaaaaattattaaaagtttatgTAATTATTAAACGAAGCTGATgaaattttatttactttataaaatattaaaaaatataagttAACTAATAAAAGATATGATTTATAATGAATTATATAGGCGTAATTCATAATAATGAATTATTTCCGATCATCAATCATTTGCAACAAAAACAACTAAAACAAAAGGAAATGAAAATATGTTaattcccaagaaaataaatcctaaaagtAAAAACAACAACCAATGGTACCATTTTTTTGCCAAAAActtgaaagagaaaagagagtATCAGCAATGGCGGCGGCTTTCAGATTCTAGGGTTAGACAAAGATGATGAAAGTAAGCGAACAACAATATCAGCAAAAACTCTAATGATAATGTCATGGGTATTTTTAGGGTTTAAACTAAGGTAACAAATGAGAAGTTCATGGAGGAACTCCCAATCTTTCTTTACGTCACTTATATTTCTTGCTTTGATCATTTCTCTCATCGAAAACGTGAAATCTTTGTATGGATCCCGCGAGTATTTCTTGATCGCAACCGTACCATCCAACAATGCTGGTGGCGGTGGTGGTGTCGTCTTAAGTGACTCGATGATGGAGTTGGAACGGCCTGGAGAAGAGAAGAAAAATCGTTGGGAAGCGAATGCTGCGGCCAAATCAGGCTGCAAATCGGCGTCGGATTCCGAGTAGTTTCCGGTATCAATGAAGTTTGGTGAAATGGCGATGTCTTGTTTAGTAGGTGATGGTGGTCTGATCGGAGACTGAGGCTCTGATTTCTGCTTTGTGAAGCAGATATGAATTTTTTTCAAGAATATGTTCCGCATTTTTCGTGTGAAGAATCAGCCAGAGATTTGAAAGGGATGGTTATAATTATGGATATtcacatgtacatatatgtatgtatatatatggtagtATACACTATCTATTTGGTAATATTATATATAGAAATAATATTTGATACTCTAATGCAAGGTTTGGAGTTGATAAGTattacattaaaatattaaaaagtacATTAacagtttttaaaattatttaggaataaaaatatatttttatattaaatactaatccttttatatataatatatatataaaaaactttTGAACGAAGCCTTGAATATAAtgagtttttgaaattttgaggGTAAAAGTTTGAGTTTGATTGTAAGTAAATTTTAGATGTGAATTTTCTTCCATATTATTTTAAGTTTAAGTAATGTTATGTTTAAACGAGAGTTTTATTTGAAGATATTCTGATTTTTAATTGATTAGGTTTATTTTAAttctaattaattataaattattaatttataaaaatatataattataaaataatttaaacataaagttAAGATAGGTTTTAAATCTTTATATGCTTTTTAAATTTaatctttctatttttattttaagaaatttagtccatttatttttctaatttaaaacACACGTTCAATTGTTGACAAAGCTATTAATTGGCTAAAATCATTTTTGGCTTTTGAAGTATACTCATTTTCTCACTTTGATATCTAAACTTCTTTTTGtcccaatttggtacctaaagtaCACTCAAATTCTCAATTTGGTATCTAAAGTATGCCTCTGTTATATATTTTTAGTCCTTGTTTTTACAAAAGATAAAAGTACTTTTGTAGCCAATCACAAAGCGTCACGTGGCATCTTtatgtaaaaaataaatattttcttttatcaaatgtatatatatatataaaataaaataaaaatagaaataaatatatataatctaaaatatataatttataaaaattaataaaaatacagAAAAATGCGATAATTGAAAAGAAAATAGTTGaagttaataatattattacaaataatgtaaaaaatttaaaaattaaaaggtttaaaattttatataattctcAAATTCTAAAAggtatttaaatttcaaatttttttgcaattacttgaaatttaaataatttttaaaattttataacaactttttaatttttatatattttgacttttaaattttacaattatatattttattattttataaaaatattttaaaaattttaaaattctttatatatttatatattttaatcaatataatatatataatactaaaaatTAGAAAAGGACAAATAACATGTTCTAATAGTGTCACATGGTTGGTCAACACTCAATCAACAACTCGTTAAAGTCAAAAGTAttatttaatagttaaatatttaatattataattttctatttttaatttaaatttaataaatttcttttaaataaacTTAATTCCATGTGAAAT from Gossypium arboreum isolate Shixiya-1 chromosome 9, ASM2569848v2, whole genome shotgun sequence includes the following:
- the LOC108455649 gene encoding transcription repressor OFP12-like; the encoded protein is MRNIFLKKIHICFTKQKSEPQSPIRPPSPTKQDIAISPNFIDTGNYSESDADLQPDLAAAFASQRFFFSSPGRSNSIIESLKTTPPPPPALLDGTVAIKKYSRDPYKDFTFSMREMIKARNISDVKKDWEFLHELLICYLSLNPKNTHDIIIRVFADIVVRLLSSSLSNPRI